A stretch of Malus sylvestris chromosome 11, drMalSylv7.2, whole genome shotgun sequence DNA encodes these proteins:
- the LOC126588397 gene encoding imidazole glycerol phosphate synthase hisHF, chloroplastic-like: protein MEAPPFASSTKTLPFRSASPSSLLFLPKTRLNFRRPTNFSVRASAAADSAVTLLDYGAGNVRSVRNAIRHLGFDVKDVQTPEDILNAERLVFPGVGAFAAAMDVLNKNGMAEAICSYMEKDRPFLGICLGLQLLFESSEENGPVKGLGLIPGVVGHFDSSNGFRVPHIGWNALQIEKDSLILDDVGSHHVYFVHSYRAMQMKTKTGFHLLATMETILLRLLEWEMCMQFNSTQKRVEVSGGREGQPIGAYELAKAVEELGAGEILLNCIDCDGQKKGFDIDLIKLISNAVNIPVIASSGAGSAEHFSEVFRKTNASAALAAGIFHRKEVPIQSVKGTLVKQTHRSQNLNPALPKDVADRLLFYPKKKNVLRDVGVRQSAKRKHFNSLTPSMCLHVMAQGTLKFCGFLQN from the exons ATGGAGGCGCCACCATTCGCCTCTTCCACCAAGACGCTACCGTTTCGCTCAGCCTCCCCTTCCTCCCTTCTATTCCTTCCCAAAACTCGCCTCAATTTCAGACGTCCCACAAACTTCTCCGTCCGTGCCTCCGCCGCCGCAGATTCCG CGGTGACTCTGCTCGACTACGGCGCCGGCAATGTTCGCAGCGTGAGGAATGCCATTCGCCACCTTGGCTTCGACGTCAAAGAT GTCCAAACTCCGGAAGACATTCTGAATGCGGAACGCCTAGTTTTTCCTGGTGTGGGTGCTTTCGCTGCTGCCATGGATGTGCTGAATAAGAATGG gATGGCGGAAGCAATCTGTTCGTATATGGAGAAGGATCGACCCTTTCTAGGCATTTGTCTTGGACTTCAACTCCTTTTTGAATCCAGTGAAGAGAATGGACCAG TGAAGGGTCTTGGCTTGATACCCGGAGTGGTTGGGCATTTTGATTCATCAAATGGTTTTAGAGTTCCACACATTGGATGGAATGCTTTACAGATTGAAAAAGACTCATTAATTTTGGATGATGTTGGAAGCCATCATGTCTATTTCGTTCATTCTTACAGAGCCATGCAA ATGAAAACAAAGACTGGGTTTCATCTACTTGCAACTATGGAGACAATTTTATTGCGTCTATTAGAATGGGAAATGTGCATGCAGTTCAATTCCACCCAGAAAAGAGTGGAG GTTAGCGGTGGCCGAGAAGGCCAACCAATTGGAGCGTATGAGCTTGCAAAAGCAGTTGAGGAGCTTGGAGCTGGAGAAATACTGCTAAACTGCATTGATTGTGACG GTCAAAAGAAGGGATTTGATATAGATTTAATAAAGCTGATCTCAAACGCTGTGAACATTCCTGTGATTGCTAGTAGCGGTGCTGGTTCTGCTGAACACTTCTCCGAGGTGTTCAGGAAAACAAATGCATCGGCTGCCCTAGCTGCCGGCATTTTTCATCGGAAGGAG GTGCCTATTCAGTCAGTGAAGGGAACACTTGTTAAACAAACGCATAGAAGTCAGAATCTGAACCCGGCGTTGCCGAAAGATGTAGCTGACCGACTCCTTTTTTATCCCAAAAAGAAAAACGTTTTAAGAGATGTTGGAGTCCGTCAGTCTGCTAAGCGGAAACATTTTAACTCTTTGACCCCGAGCATGTGCCTTCATGTTATGGCACAGGGCACCCTTAAATTTTGTGGATTTTTGCAGAACTAA
- the LOC126588678 gene encoding probable F-box protein At4g22030 — MATLQSSFCSSSRFSSATFRNTKATLHTPKFQKSSSLSVPRQLLLNELNLAATSTDLEHNPKFGNKKKSNRNEPNSDSNLVQELYAVMEIVSDRAEMHKNICAQRDNWNALLLNSVNGMTATAAIMAGLASAAGSGASILPLKLSAGLLYISVTGILLVMNKIQPSQLAEEQRNASRLFKRLHQEIKTTLFLKTQTSKDVKLAMEKVLALDKAYPLPLLGTMIEKFPSHVEPAVWWPEEHETGHEKAGEEEVERNGWDEKLEEEMKGVLGVVRGKDGAEYVRLSNVVLKVNKVLAMCGPMLTVFAAAGAGVVGCDGFVGWWGAVLAVVCGGLGVVVNSLEHGGQVGMVFEMYRSSAGFFKLMEETIESALKEGEVGGKRENGEVFEVKVALQLGRSISELRDLASSESLASRLKQVKEEFASKLF, encoded by the coding sequence ATGGCTACGCTTCAATcttctttttgttcttcttctcgtTTTTCTTCAGCTACGTTTAGAAACACAAAAGCCACTCTTCACACACCAAAATTCCAAAAATCATCCTCTCTTTCAGTTCCTAGACAGCTCCTTTTGAATGAATTAAATCTAGCAGCTACTTCAACTGATTTAGAACACAACCCAAAATTCGGAAACAAGAAAAAATCAAATCGTAACGAACCAAATTCGGATTCGAATTTGGTGCAAGAGTTGTACGCAGTAATGGAGATTGTGTCTGACAGAGcagaaatgcataagaacataTGTGCTCAGAGGGACAACTGGAACGCCCTACTTTTGAACTCCGTGAACGGAATGACAGCCACGGCGGCGATCATGGCCGGACTCGCATCGGCAGCAGGATCCGGAGCGTCCATTCTGCCCCTCAAGCTCTCTGCTGGCCTCCTCTACATTTCCGTCACCGGGATTCTGCTGGTGATGAACAAAATCCAGCCTTCCCAGCTGGCGGAAGAACAGAGAAACGCTTCCAGGCTGTTCAAACGGCTTCACCAAGAGATCAAAACGACGCTGTTTCTGAAAACTCAGACTTCAAAGGACGTGAAACTTGCAATGGAGAAGGTGCTGGCATTGGACAAGGCCTACCCACTTCCTCTTTTGGGAACCATGATCGAGAAGTTCCCGTCCCACGTGGAGCCCGCTGTGTGGTGGCCGGAGGAGCACGAGACTGGGCATGAGAAGGCGGGCGAGGAGGAGGTAGAGAGGAACGGCTGGGATGAGAAGTTGGAGGAGGAAATGAAGGGCGTGTTGGGTGTGGTGAGAGGAAAAGATGGTGCGGAATACGTGAGGCTGAGCAATGTGGTGCTGAAGGTGAACAAGGTTCTGGCAATGTGTGGGCCAATGCTGACCGTGTTTGCGGCGGCTGGGGCGGGGGTTGTAGGGTGTGATGGGTTCGTCGGGTGGTGGGGTGCGGTGCTGGCTGTGGTGTGTGGGGGCTTGGGTGTGGTGGTGAATAGTTTGGAGCACGGCGGGCAGGTGGGGATGGTGTTTGAGATGTATAGGAGTTCTGCTGGGTTTTTTAAGCTGATGGAGGAGACGATAGAGTCGGCGTTGAAGGAAGGGGAGGTTGGGGGAAAGAGGGAGAATGGGGAGGTGTTCGAAGTGAAAGTGGCGCTTCAGCTCGGAAGGAGCATTTCGGAGCTCAGAGATCTGGCGAGTTCTGAGTCTTTGGCTTCCAGATTGAAGCAGGTCAAAGAGGAGTTTGCAAGCAAgctcttttaa